atataaatttctatatttattaaacatttttaatattatgaaaactattttttgtaattatttaacattttaaatatttttaaaactattttttgtatttattaactGTTTTTGCGAtttctttaaactatttttttaatttttatactattttatatttattaaaactaattttgtatttataaaacatttgttttatttataaacactattttattattttttgtatttataaaaactattttgtatttataaaaagatgatttcatatttataaaaatatttatatttattaaaactaattttgtatttataaaacatttttttgatttataaacactattttattattttttgtatttataaaaactattttgtatttataaaaagatgatttcatattaataaaaatatttatatttattataactaattttgtatttataaaacatttttttatttataaaaactattttatttttttttgtatttataaaaactattttgtatttataaaaagatgatttcatatttataaaaatatttatatttattataactaattttgtatttataaaacatttttttatttataaaaactattttattttttttgttttttaaatatgttttctattttaattttaattttatattttcgaatttcaatttaaaaaaataaatttatattttttttttaattttggaaatattccgaggaagtgtatccctcgggatattccgacgacatcttcctcggaatattccgaggaaattccgacgaacttgtgttcctcggaatttcctcggaaattcatttcctcggaattccgtcggaaatttccgaggaatttccgaggaaaaatgaaattccgaggagttatttccgaggacttttttcgtcggtatgtcgtcggaatagcgttattccgacgacataccgacgattttttccctcagtatgtcgctgttttcttgtagtgtataatttttacaattagttaccataaactattatttgtaatattatttagaCTATTTGGTAAGTGATGTTAATTAGTTTTAtacttactttttattttagatttaattaaattcGCCACGGTTAGTCGCCGCCAATTTTACCGTGTTTTCAAACATGGGTCAAAACACACGTGATTACGATTCACATATAACTATTGTAACATACATAACACTGATCATAATTAACTGAATGTACATATCAgctaataaatttaatatagaaACATTCAAACAGATACGAAATGAGCTatataataaacataatattttatttttattcttatatgattatatctataattttagtcaaattataaaatatttattataggCTGGAATTGTGCGATTGGCTTTCTCTTATTTCataaacttgaaatcatgggattttttatatactatattaatTTCTCTTTATGTTAACTTTTTTCACAGCTAGTTTGTATAACTCATcaaatcataaaaaatattattttagtaatttactGTGAAATTTATTGGAATTTTTCAAATGATTATGTATTCAAAAATGTTCTAAATAGTACTGGATTCTAATTAGATATGGAAAATGTTGATTgaataaaaccaaataataaTCTCGTAAGTATGATTAacaaatatagaatataataaCACTGAATTTTAGAGTTTTGGAGAGTCCCATCTTGCTAATGAGATGATGAAATTGTGATGGAAAGATCGGCTTAGTCAATTCAACCAATTGATGTTCAGTATTAATATGTAAAGTTTGGTTCCGCTGTTGCTCATTGTAGAGTCATTAATTAAATAACTGtacatttttgtttgatttgaattttattaaaatctatGAGACAACAATGATCTCTTGTTCATTAAAAGAATCAATACTAGAAAATTGTACATCgcatgttttcatatttttccaaATCACCAAATGACATaacaataaaatgaaataacaaGAATGCAGTTCAAACAACAGTTAGCAAATCCTATTCATGTCAAGCCAGACAAAAATCACAAACAGAAACAacaaatatactatatatagagGCAAAAACTCATTATATAAACGCCTCCCTCTCCATCACCAATCTACACATCTCATACAACAAATACAAGTCCTAGAGTTTTGTTTTGAACAGAAAAAAACTTGTAAGAGGAAAATGGCAGGAAAGGTGTATATGGTCATGGCATTGATAATGATGGGATTTGTTTTACAAGCATGCAATGGAATGAATGTTGAtgttgatgatggtgatgatatCAAGCCAACAGAAGATTCAAGATTCTTTTGCTTCAGAGTCTGTTCCATTAGATGTGGCAAACAAAACAAGCCTTGTTACCAAAAATGTTTGCCAAAATGTGGTCTCCCACGACGACTTGCTAAACCAACAACATCTCCATCATCACCTTCCTCCACCGTTTGATCTTATTTCTTTTATCTGTGATTTTTGCCTCTAATATTTATCGAGCTAACTGGTAAAGATATCTTCTGTGtgtttatcaaaagaaaaaaaaaattgagaattatTATAAACTATGATTATGTATCTGATACTTGTGTGACAAGTCAATTCAAACTTGATTTTCTATTATAAGGACATAGAAATACAAATGTGATCACAAATACAAAATTAGAAACATGGAATCTGATCATTATAATAACCTATTATTAAAACATCCATCAGCTTTGCCATGTTTCTGAAGCAATCTCTGAAAATGCCAAGTGAGGAAAACCTTCCCCCCTGCTTACTTTATGCACATTGCACTATGCTTGTAGTTAGACCTTGTGTGAAGTATACACCCTCAGTGATTGCACTCTCTACCGTCTGAAACAAACGGTTGAAGCAAGAACTAAAGGACTCgtcttaagaacaccaaaaagGACAAGGAccccttcctctctctctctcaagagCAGACACCATTAACTAAGAACACTTTAAAACCCTCTCTTGTCAGGACAATCAGCTGCCCTGTGTCCTGAACTTCCACAATTAAAGCAAGCACCTCCAAAACTCCTAATTCACATACATCAATCAATCAGTTGATGCGGGCAAGTGTGAAGATTTTAACTTAGATTTGTTTGAAGCTTTAAAGAAAACTAACCTTTCCCGGGAAGGAGCTCTCCTGCTTGATGATCTTCTGTCACTACCACCACCAATCAACCAATCATCAGAACTTCCTCTAGAACTACCACCACCACGGGACCAGCTGCTTCCTCCACCACCACTGCTTCTACTTCTTCTGTCACTATCACCTCCCCAACTATCACGCCCTCGTGAAGAGCCTCCTCTACCTCCAAATCTTGACCCTCTagaacctcctcctcctcctctaggCATCCTGTCTCTGCTAGAGAACCGTCCATAGTTATCACTAGACGGTCCATCGTCTTGCAGCGGAGGCAACTACAATAAAAACCCAAAAGATGTCAAGTGTTGTTAGTCAAAAAGGGTCTTATTGTGAATATGTTATGTTTGTATCAAAAGAGTGAATACCTTTGTTATCATGGAGACACTGTTTCCTTCTGGCATCTCTTTCTCCAGTAGATCTTTCGCTATGTCCTCTGGTAGATCAAAAACAGCTCCTTGCACCTGATAATATATTAGCAGAATCAGAGATCTCTATAAGActacaattttgaaaaaaaaaaaaaactgctgaTGTAATGATCATTTCAATGTTACTAACCCTCTCATCTGCAATCAAGAAGATTTTTCCAACTTCATCCGCAGCTGGACCGTAAACATCTGAGAGAAAACCAGTGACAGACCTCTCTGACAAGAAGCCTCTGGAGTTTGTTGAATCTCTTATCAATTGCAGAGTCACCCATCCCTGCAGTGGATGTTGAATGTTTACAGGACTCTCAAGAAGTACTCAAAAAGTATGAATGAGGATCAAACCTGTTCATGACTGAGGAGAGATCTAGATGAAGGTGGCTGAGAGAAACCGCTGAGGTGAGCCAGAGCTGCAGCTAAAGCATCAGTTCCTTTCTCCTCATGTAGTTTCTGAGCAGTTGCTGAGAAAAACTTTATAGACTCAGGATGAACACCATTTAGAGTAGACACCACTTGGTCTGCTGACGCTTCCAAGACATCTCCAACTGTTGGTGGGCTAATAGACTCAAATCTGCAGCCTACATCACGCTCCAGAGACCTCACGGTTCTCTTCTGACTACTAGAGTGCATTAGAATCGCAGAGCCTTCTTTTCCTGCACGCCCGGTACGTCCAGAACGGTGCACAAAGGTCTCTGGGTCATTAGGAAGTTCATAGTGGATAACCTGTAGAAGAGAAACGTCAGAACAAAGAAGACTTACTATGTATAGCTTCATATTGAAAACTTACTAGATCTACATTGGGGATGTCAAGTCCACGAGATGCAACATCAGTAGCAACTAGAACCGTGAACTTCCCTTGGCGAAAACCGTTGAGTGTTCTCTCTCTTTGATGCTGAGAGATATCTCCGTGAAGTGCCTCGGAAGCTATACTGTTTGATAACGCTAGAGAGACCTCATCTGCATCTCTCTTTGTTTGGGTGAACACAATCGTCTTGCCACCCTTTGCATACACCTTcaagtttttgaaaaatagaaCAAATCAGTATAGAACTAAAGACACTAGGCATGGGattttaaaccgaaccaaaccaaaaaccagaaccaaactaaccaaattttgtaccgaactaaccaaatctgaaccgaactaaccaaatttGAACCGAACTTATCCgaaattttaacaaatttgaactaaaatctaaccaaaatcaaaaactaggattttcaaaaaccgaacaaaccaaatacCAAACCAAACTTTATTTTGGGTTAATTCGGTAAGATTTATGTCAAACCGAATTAaccgaactacccgaactaaCCGAACCCGAAAGCCTAAAAGACACCAACCAATCATCAACCATGTTTAAGGAAATAGCAAACTATAAGCTGAGTCATACTGTTATAAGGTCGCTAAGAATAGTGCGCTTTGATGTCGACGTAGCCGAGATTGCATAAAGTTTGATCCCCTCAGCGAGCTTCTCATCTTGGTCTCCAACCAGATCAATATTCAATGGACTGTCAAGATACTTCCTAGCCAACTTCTTCACCCAAGCAGGCATAGTTGCTGAGAACAGCATGCTTTGTCTCTTCTGCGGTAGATTCTCGAGAATCGACTCCACAGCCTCCTCAAACCCAACGGCAAGCATCTGGTCAGCTTCATCAAGCACCAAGTACTCAACTTCACCTAGCTTGAGGCTTCTTCCTTCTATCAAGTCAATGATTCTTCCGGGAGTTccaacaacaacatcaacacCACGAGTGAGAGCACTCTGCTGGATGGTGTAGGAGACACCACCGTATACACAAACGGTGCTTAGATAAGGCGCAGACTCCTTGATCTCCTTCTCTACTTGCTTGGCTAGTTCTCGTGTAGGTGCAAGGACAAGGAACTTAGGAAGACGACCAGACTTCCTACTCAtaaaagagaaaaccaaacaTTTAGAAAACCATCAATGTAaaccaatgttctaaaaatcggtctaggcagCCGCACAAGCTAGCAAAGccattttcttaaaatccaATTTATGTGATTCAAATcagtttaatttgtttaaaatcaattaaaatcggTCTAAATTAGTTTAATCAAGTAATAATGTTAGTGTAAATCCATAAATTTGTCTAATATTCttttaatctaatttttataattcgtcaaaataattttacaattaGACACAAACAActaaaatatctaataaaatgtaaactagataaaaaataattggTTAAAtcgatttaaacattttaaatcgGTTAAAATTGGTCTAAATTTGTTTAATCAAACAATAATGTTAAATTGTTAATGCAGATCATAAATTTgtctatttttttgtatatctaatttttataattcatcacaataactttataattagacacaaaaaaactaaaatatctaatataattgtaaaatatatcaatattatcGTCTAGTCACTAATCCTCTATAGAGCTACTAGTTACAGCTTAACAATATCTTGAACATTTGAGTAAACAAAATGAATGTAAAGCTAATAACAAAAAAAGACCTGAAAGCAGAGTAGTCTCCAGCTTGTTCAGTGAGGCGTTTGATGATAGGGATACCGAAAGCTAAAGTCTTCCCAGTTCCCGTCTTAGCACGAGCTATGATGTCTCGTCCTTGCAGCGCAGGAACCAGCACAGCCCTCTTCAGACACAACACAAAAACAGTATGTCAATAATACAGATAAAGGACAAGACTTTAAGAGTTTTCAGAGTGAAAAGGATGAGACTTTAAAACCTGAATCGGGAAGAGGTGAGTGATACCACGCTTCTCGAGAGACTCGCCGAGACGCTGAGGCAAGCCGAGTTTCGAGATAGCGAGCTCTTCACCATCGTCTTCTTCTGAGCCGTTGTCGGAAAGGCCGAGGCTTTTGAAGGCTTCTTCGCTGAGAACGGAGTTGGGAGTTGCGACGGCGGAAGAGGAGTGGATGAGACGAGTTGTTCGAAGAGAGATGGGAGAGGAGAAGAAAGGGTTGTCTAGAGAGAGAGGTGAGAAACAGGACCTCTTTTGGGAAGTGGGTTTTGAGGTTTCGAGGTGGGGGACTTGGTAAAGTGATGGAACTCCCACCGTCGACGCCATTTTTGGATACTCGCCGGAGGAGGAAGGGGAAGGATAAGGTGAGAGTGATGATGAGTTTTATGAAAGGGCTTTGTTTCTCTTATGTAATTTGTTTCTCGCCAAGTGGCGTAGATATGATGGGCCTTTTTATGGGCCGGGGTATGTATATTCAGGTCCATTCTGAGCTTGTATATTTTCTTGGGAAAAATTAGTTTCATTCCCTTGCTCATAAGTTTTTTTACCCCACGTCGAAGTATCTACCAAAACCCAAACTAAAAAAGCTGAAATCGAATCTGTATCGCTATACAAAAATATCTGAACGGGACTTGTGAGCTTagtattttagggtttagaaaatatgaaaatatatgaaattagttaaatatgttaatatttatatatatactaagataatttagatattttatgacattctaaagaattttttaatttgttttatttttatttttattttaaacaatattagTTAGTTTAGAtcatttaacaatttttaattagatttgtgaATGATTAGATTTGGACGATTTTATACATTGGTTAAAATCTGACCCGAACCGAATCCAGAAGAAATCGAAGCGAACCCGacctaataatatttaatatttagtaaaacatGAATGAAACTTATAAGCATAACATCAAAATCTCAACGTCCAAATCAACTAAACTGAAACCAACTAAGCTCCATAATGTCCATGCCTAGTTACACAAGTTGTGTTATTTAATgtacaaactatataataaagaaaaaaatctctcaaatatatgttgtttattaatataaatatagatgaatgttattttcttatatatatatatatatatatatatatatgatattttgtatatttatagtagaaatgttttttgtttaaaaaataacatttttaaaaattggtttttataatttctctactttaaagACAAATATACATGTGAGCTATATATATTTCCTCAGTCCCACACTTTCACCACACCTTTGACAAGTTTAATACAATTTTTCTCTTGCTGATGTAAAGAGTACAGctaaataaaatgaaacttGCCGACAAATGATGATATTGTAGTtttataaagagaaaaagactagaataGCACTAAACGAAGtttttttgttcccaaagtagcactcaaggctcaaagtcacaaaaataggtttcattaaagaggtaaatatatatttataccccttgagttaattaatccaaaccttagggtttagagttaaggggtggggttttggaattagggtttaaaattttataaaaaataaatactaaaataaaaaataaaaatttaaaaaacagtttcaaaaagtatttttcaattataaaaagaaaacttgaaaaaaaaaattaaaaaaaaaaattttaaaattttttttaaaaaatttcgaatctgaaaacatgtaatctgaaactataaaaaaaattatattttttatttttttattttatttttttatttttattttatttatttatttttatttattttttgtttgtttatttaattttaaaccaagggtattagggatactttaccctttaatgaatgtcatttttgtgactttctctttCTAGaactatttttgagacataaacttcaaaatgtgctattattgacaattgcccttttATAAATGTAATTTAGAATAATGAACCGTCTATTAAACTCACTGGATTTGGTAGACTCGTGATTCTtaagtagaaaattaaatcattccaaaaataaaataaaaaaacggtAGAAAGCGAAATAATTAATCAAGGTTTGATGTATACACAGGCTGGAATAGATGGACGTTGATTGGATTCCAACTCGTTGATCTAAaacatcttaaattttttttatctcttttcGAAACTTGCTCTGCTCTGGAAAGCCCATCTCCTCCTAAAAGCTTGCTCCTTTCTcaagaaaggaaggaaaggcTTATCAAAACCCTCATCTCCAAATCCACAATCTTCCTCaaatttaggtttttttttttttctgttactaCGGTTACATTGCTCTCTTCCCCATCTCCAATTCACACGAATCATCGAACCCACCACGTAAAGTTACCAACTTTGGTAATCACGATCACGGATCTTCGATTCATCAAACCCACAACGTAAAGTCACCAACTTTGCTTTTCCCCCCTTAGATCCGTCTCAGGTTTGTTACCCAAAACCTCTCCTTTTGCTTGATTACATAGTTTGTTGATAGCGAGATTCGCGTTTTGTTGTCCTGTTTGCAGAAATGGCGGATTCGATTCCGTTTTATCTCAACATTGTGGCGTTTCTGTGCACTGTTGGAGCCATTGCTCTTGCAATATTCCACATCTATAGGCATCTCTTGAACTACACGGAGCCGACTTATCAGAGATATATTGTACGCATTGTCTTCATGGTCCCGGTTAGTACTCTCAGCATCTCTAACCTGTTGACATTGCTTAGTTCTTAACATGTTCTTGATTGGTTTGCTTCTCCTCACTGTGCTACAGGTGTATGCCTTTATGTCATTCTTGTCTCTTGTCCTCCCTAGAAGCTCCATCTACTTTGATTCCATACGAGAAGTGTGAGTCTTCCTAACACTCTGATTGTGCTTGAGAATTGAGCTTAGAAGTGTTAACTGTGTTTTACTCTTTAGTTTGGAGTCTCTTTGATTAATAAATCACAAagatcttatttagtctaagaatgcctaagatcaatgtcttcttaaattcgttgagatcaCCAATGATCTACCGAAAACAAGGAACAAAGAAAagtctcttaacttttattaatcaaatcataaaacTCATCAACTACATAAAACCATAGCctcaaaaactatatataataaaacataaaaaccctaaaacaataaagataattatctaaataactaataaaacaaataataagatatttggaaatattccaaaTACTTATCTACATCAAGAATTGAGCTTAGAAGTGTTAACTGTGTTTTACTCTTAGTTTGGAGTCTCTTACTAGTTCATTTTTAATGTCAATGGCCTTGTGACATTAATGTTTCTAATGAATTTTTATTGGTGTGTTTCAGTTATGAAGCTTGGGTGATTTACAACTTCCTATCCCTGTGTTTGGCTTGGGTTGGAGGTCCAGGAGCAGTAGTGCTCAGCTTAAGCGGCCGCTCTTTACAACCATCATGGTGTCTCATGACTTGTTGCTTTCCTCCCTTAACACTCGACGGGTAAGTTTACATTTATCTAATAGTATCTTGAGATGTATACTAACACATGTGCCATGTTACAGGCGTTTTATTCGGAGATGCAAGCAAGGTTGTCTGCAATTCGTAATCCTGAAGCCTATCCTGGTGGCTGTCACACTAGTGCTTTACGCGAAAGGGAAGTACAAGGACGGAAACTTTAACCCTGACCAAGCGTATCTCTATCTGACCATCATCTACACCATATCCTACACAGTGGCTTTGTACGCGCTTGTGCTGTTTTACATGGCGTGCAGAGATCTGCTTCAGCCGTTCAATCCGGTCCCAAAGTTTGTGATCATTAAGTCGGTGGTCTTTCTAACTTACTGGCAGGTACATTTTGGCTTCAACTCTTGGCTTTTTGCTAATTGCTATCTTCCAGATATAGTTGTTTTTGTAGGCATGCCGGTTTGGTTAGTTTGGGTTATTCAGTTAGTTCGGTTCATCATAAATCTTACCGAATTAATCCAAAATTAAGTTTGGTTCGGTATTTTGTTAAGTTCGGTTTTTGAAAATCCTACCGAAGTTagttgattttagattttggtttaatttgttaaaatttcGGATAAATTTGCTTAATTAGGTTATTtcagttagtttggtttgaaattggttatttcggttcggattgtTGGTATTGTTTGGGTATAAACTTTCTTTTTAAAGAAGAAAACCGAAATAACCGATTACAGAACCGAAAACCAAagtttttcaaacaaaaaactactaaaccgaaccgaactaacTTTGGTTCGGTTCGAAGGTTTGGTTCAAAATCACAGGCCTAGTGTTTTTGCTAAGTTTGTTCCGTGACCCTCTTCTTTGTACAGGGTGTTCTAGTCTTTCTTGCTGCAAAATCTGGATTCATAAAGACCGCAGAGGAAGCAGCTCATTttcaaaacttcataatatgtgTTGAGATGCTTATTGCTGCAGCATGCCATTTCTATGCTTTCCCATACAAGGAGTATGCAGGTGCCAACGTTGGTGGTTCTCGCAGTTTCTCAGGGAGCTTAACACATGCTGTGAAACTAAACGACTTTTACCATGACACTGTTCACCAGGTTAACTAACTAACTCATGTTGTTTTGTGATTCAAATAATTTGGTTTCCTGATGATTGGTTATTATTACAGTTTGCTCCTACTTATCATGACTACGTACTCTATAATCACAACGAGGGTGGTGAAGAGGGGACAAAGAAGTACCGGTCGAGAACCTTTGTGCCAACTGGCCAAGAGATGGATGCAATGAGAAAGAACAAACCAGTGTTTGCAAACAAGATAGATGGTGTTTCGGTTTCAAGTAGTCTATCTTCAAATGCAAGCTCGCCGAAAAGCTCCAGCGTGACATCTGATCCTGTGCGCTCTGAAGCTGTGAAGTCTTCTTTGCTCGTTGACGCCTCGGATTCTCTTGATACAATGTATGATATGACGCTCATTGACATTGATATATCTAGTTTCCCAAGCAATGTCCCCTCAGCTAATGAAAGTGGGCCTAGATAggagcagaagaagaaaagatgtAGAAAGCACCGTTTAAAGGTACAAAAAACGTGCTCCTATGAGTTGGATTCGGATGAATCTTCTCAGGTGTGTTCTTAGTTGGAAGATGTTAGTAGAAGACTTGAGGATAAATGAAAAGAGCTTCTAAACCAGTTTGCATTTACTATTTGTAGCTTTATATGATGAGTCTTCTACTTGCATTCTCTCTTGCAGCATGTTTCATGTTTCTTGTGAATTGCTTAAGCAGCCAGAAACGTTATTCATATACGTGTAACTAGTTGAGTTGCAGAATCTTTGGAAGTTTACATTTTGTGTGTTCCATGGCGTTTGAGAGCATTGTAAGGCCTTGAAACTGTTTCAATGGCTAAGGTTAACCAACCACTTATCAtaatttgaattaataaaaagttcaaacaaattcttttgataaattttcttttagcactaatattttaaaaatcatagatCTATTGGGACTGATGTCTTTTGCATTTATCCTCTCTTCTATTCATGTTGCCAAATGATTACACAGCTAGCCACTCAGTGGCTTCTCTTCATTTAGATATATAACTTCTTAAACAATCATTGCACATGGCTCTCAGTTTTCCTATAAACTATAAcatcaattatttattattttctctctATGTGACAACCATAGCCACATAGGTCATGTACATGGCAGGTGCAGTCTCTCTCTGACTCATGTGGTTAAACAAGAACTTCAAAACTTTCATAAGACTTGGGGATTTGTGGTTTTTAATAAACACAAAGCAGGAATATAGCCATGTGGTTTCAGAATCTTTCCCTCACTCTCTTATCATTTTAATGGAGCCCCTTTCTCTCATCAATCATCATccaattgttttttgtttgtattaCTCAGCTGTATCTCATTGCTTTCATTACTCATTTAAGTACTTCCTTACTCTCAGTCACAATCTTTGAAAATATTTCCTTCTCTCTGTTTTGTACATCTTCAAAACAACAACAGTAAGCTCAAGATGCTACAGATTATTGGTAAGACCCGGTCAAGATCAGCATGCCGCTACCAGAAGCTAAGTCATCATTACGAGAAGGCTACCACAAGAGCTATACGACATCACGAGGGGAAGAAAATAGAGGGTAGGTCAAAAGGGTTTAGACTAAACCGACCAAGGAAGCTGGTTCTTAAGGCACTTGTTTTGCCAAGAAGGTTCTTGAGCATTTACTCACGTATAACAGATAAAATGAACAGAGAAGGTTTCTATTTCAATCTTATTATCTCTTCTCACTGGGGCTTCCCTATATTGTTAGAGAATAAGCTGAGGTTTTGACGTTTGTGACTTTTGTATAGACCCAAAAAGAGATCAAAAAGAGAGGAATGATGAAACTGTACCCAAAGGCTACTTATAATGTTAAACCAAATGCTTATGATGGTTCGGTCTGTCTTATTTTTTCCATGGTTCAGACTTGACATCAAGTAACTAGCGAGTCCTCTCTACTTTCTTGAGTTGCTTAGCAacatttttgagaaaatatcaAAAGTATATGGTTGTGTTGGTTGCTCAATAATGAATCACTCATACTTGGTCCACAAGCTTTACTTCTTGTCCCGCAAGTTATCTTTGATACACTAATACACAAATCTTATATTAGTAAGCCAGACAGAAAGTGTCTAAAATTTAATGTTAAGTGTGTATTCAACTGATCATGGGACTGAACTTATGTATATCTTCATTTATACAGAAGTTCATGTTACGAGCAGCTTCTCAACAGTTCACACTTCATCGACCATAATCTCACTAAGACATGCCACAGGTCATGTTGATTGCAATGTTTAGTACATTatatggcattttgtatgggaTTAGTCGTTGACAATACAAGAGATAGAGTAGTAAGCCCACTTTAAACATATTATTTAGTATAATTGCTGGAGATTAAGCGTGACAGATAAAGCATCAATTAAAGAAGAGATAAAAGGCAAGAAGAGAGATAGCATGATAAAGGAGATAACCACTTTACAGAACATAAAGACTTTACAAAACAGAATGTGATGATTTGTGACAACCACCTTGTGTTTTTATATGTGTTATAATCAGAAGCAACACATTTAAAGATTGAAGCTTGTCTGTAaagtaaaaaagtttttttgggTCACTTTTAAGGGAA
The Brassica napus cultivar Da-Ae unplaced genomic scaffold, Da-Ae ScsIHWf_2397;HRSCAF=3098, whole genome shotgun sequence DNA segment above includes these coding regions:
- the LOC125600789 gene encoding uncharacterized protein LOC125600789, whose protein sequence is MSSQTKITNRNNKYTIYRGKNSLYKRLPLHHQSTHLIQQIQVLEFCFEQKKTCKRKMAGKVYMVMALIMMGFVLQACNGMNVDVDDGDDIKPTEDSRFFCFRVCSIRCGKQNKPCYQKCLPKCGLPRRLAKPTTSPSSPSSTV
- the LOC125600788 gene encoding DEAD-box ATP-dependent RNA helicase 3, chloroplastic-like yields the protein MASTVGVPSLYQVPHLETSKPTSQKRSCFSPLSLDNPFFSSPISLRTTRLIHSSSAVATPNSVLSEEAFKSLGLSDNGSEEDDGEELAISKLGLPQRLGESLEKRGITHLFPIQRAVLVPALQGRDIIARAKTGTGKTLAFGIPIIKRLTEQAGDYSAFRKSGRLPKFLVLAPTRELAKQVEKEIKESAPYLSTVCVYGGVSYTIQQSALTRGVDVVVGTPGRIIDLIEGRSLKLGEVEYLVLDEADQMLAVGFEEAVESILENLPQKRQSMLFSATMPAWVKKLARKYLDSPLNIDLVGDQDEKLAEGIKLYAISATSTSKRTILSDLITVYAKGGKTIVFTQTKRDADEVSLALSNSIASEALHGDISQHQRERTLNGFRQGKFTVLVATDVASRGLDIPNVDLVIHYELPNDPETFVHRSGRTGRAGKEGSAILMHSSSQKRTVRSLERDVGCRFESISPPTVGDVLEASADQVVSTLNGVHPESIKFFSATAQKLHEEKGTDALAAALAHLSGFSQPPSSRSLLSHEQGWVTLQLIRDSTNSRGFLSERSVTGFLSDVYGPAADEVGKIFLIADERVQGAVFDLPEDIAKDLLEKEMPEGNSVSMITKLPPLQDDGPSSDNYGRFSSRDRMPRGGGGGSRGSRFGGRGGSSRGRDSWGGDSDRRSRSSGGGGSSWSRGGGSSRGSSDDWLIGGGSDRRSSSRRAPSRERSFGGACFNCGSSGHRAADCPDKRGF
- the LOC125600790 gene encoding transmembrane protein 184A-like; translated protein: MADSIPFYLNIVAFLCTVGAIALAIFHIYRHLLNYTEPTYQRYIVRIVFMVPVYAFMSFLSLVLPRSSIYFDSIREVYEAWVIYNFLSLCLAWVGGPGAVVLSLSGRSLQPSWCLMTCCFPPLTLDGRFIRRCKQGCLQFVILKPILVAVTLVLYAKGKYKDGNFNPDQAYLYLTIIYTISYTVALYALVLFYMACRDLLQPFNPVPKFVIIKSVVFLTYWQGVLVFLAAKSGFIKTAEEAAHFQNFIICVEMLIAAACHFYAFPYKEYAGANVGGSRSFSGSLTHAVKLNDFYHDTVHQFAPTYHDYVLYNHNEGGEEGTKKYRSRTFVPTGQEMDAMRKNKPVFANKIDGVSVSSSLSSNASSPKSSSVTSDPVRSEAVKSSLLVDASDSLDTMYDMTLIDIDISSFPSNVPSANESGPR
- the LOC125600791 gene encoding uncharacterized protein LOC125600791, translating into MLQIIGKTRSRSACRYQKLSHHYEKATTRAIRHHEGKKIEGRSKGFRLNRPRKLVLKALVLPRRFLSIYSRITDKMNREGFYFNLIISSHWGFPILLENKLRF